GGCTGGAATTGGCAACGGCGCATTTAATGGAATTATCATCAAGAGCGGAGACGCTATTGAGCGTATGTCAAGTGTAAAAACCGTTGCGTTTGACAAAACAGGTACAATCACTACCGGATGTCTTATGGTGCAGGAAGTTATACCGTTTGGCAAGCTCACCGCTGACGGGGTTCTGCAGCTTGCCGGAAGTGCTGAAAAGTATTCTGAGCACCCTATAGGAAAGGCTATATATAGTTATGCTAAAGATAAGGTAGCATTGATAGAGCCCAACGGCACAAAGTCGCTTTTGGGGGTAGGAGTTTCGGCCAAAATTGACGGCAAGCTTGTTAAGGTTGTAAGCTTTAAGAATGCTGCCGAGGAATATAAAGACAAAAATCTCAGCGTTCTTACAGAATATATTGACAAAGGCTATTCGGTGGTTGTGATTATATCCGGCTTTGCTGTTGCGGGGGCGATAGTTTTAAGTGACACAATAAAAAGCGGGGCAAAAGAAGTCATCAGCAGCATTAACACACGATATAATACTGTTATGTTGACGGGTGACAATATAAATGCTGCAACCACGGTGGCTGCTGAGTGCGGAGTTAAGGAAATCAGAGCAGGTCTTATGCCTGAAGATAAGCTTAATGCTGTGTTAGGTATTAAAAACAATAATAACAAAGTGTGTATGGTGGGTGACGGTGTAAATGACGCTCCTGCGCTGGCCGCGGCCGACTGCAGTATTGCAATGGGAGCCCTTGGTAGCGATATAGCCATTGAAACTGCTGATGTTGCCGTTATGAACAGTGACTTAAAAAGTGTTGAAAATATGCTTAAGCTCAGCAAAACTGTTATGAGAAAAATTAAAGTTAACATAGCAATATCAATGACCATCAGCTTTGCAGCAATTATTATGAGCACTCTTGGATGGCTGGACCCTGTTTGGGGGGCTGTTGTTCACAATGCGTCCTCAGTTTTGGTGGTGGGTAACTCTGCGCTGATTTTGCGCAAAAGCTATGGCAAAAAACCGCCTAAGCGGCATAAAAACGCGCAAAAGCAAAAACTACATCATATTCACACCAAAGGCTGCTGTGAATGAACATAAAAATTTTATTGAAATCTTCAGGCTGGCGAGAAAAGGGTACAGGGCAAGGTTCAGCGAGGTGTAAGAGGAAGTTTACACAAACGTAAATAAATGATTTGCATCAATGACAGATATGGTATATGTGCCCTAATTGGTGGTATGAGCTTTTTTGTTTGTTAAAAAAACAAAATTAAGGTATAATTTAGATATGGAAAAATTATTGATTATTGACGGCAACAGCATAATTAACCGTGCTTTTTATGCTTTACCTCTTCTTTCAAACAAAAACGGTGAATATTCAAATGCGGTTTACGGATTTGTAAACATATTGCTGCGGGCCATAAATGATATTTCTCCCACCCGCATTGTGGTGGCTTTTGACTATGGCAAAAAAACTTTCAGAAACAATTTGTATTCAGAATATAAGGCCACGCGAAAGGCTACACCCGAGGAGCTTAAGGTGCAGTTTCCGATTTTAAAACGTATGCTTGGTGCCATGAACATAAAGCTTTTTGAAAAAGAGGGTGTTGAAGCAGATGATATTATCGGCACAATTGCAGCAAAAACTCAGGCAGAAAAGATTATTTTGACAGGGGATAAAGACAGCTTGCAGCTTATTGATGATGATACCTCGGTATATCTGACCAAAAAGGGCATAAGTGAGATTATGCTTATGAATAAACAGGCCATCAAACGCGAGATGAACTTGGAGCCATGGCAGGTGGTTGAATTAAAGGCCTTAATGGGGGATGCTAGTGATAACATTCCGGGGGTAAAGGGTATTGGTGAAAAAACGGCGCTTGCGCTGATTTCGGAATACGGCAACATTGACAGCATTTATCAAAACATTGACAATATTAAAGGTAAAGTTCACGAAAATCTCAAAGATGGCAAAGAAATGGCATATCTTTCAAAAACTCTTGCCACAATTGACAAAAATGTGAACATAAAATTTTGTCTTGACGACTTTAAGTTTGACCGTCCGTTTAATGAAAGTGTTTATGAGATATTCAGAGAGTATAACTTCAATAGTCTTTTAAAGCGGCAGGAGTTGTTTAGGCCGGATATAAAAATAGAAAAAACCAATAAAGCTAAAATAGAGCAGCTGAAAGAGTATGGTCAGATTGAGGATTTGCTACAAAAAATAAAGACTGCAGGAGCGGTTACTTTTGAAATTTCTAATAGTATAAATATGTCGTATGACGACAAAACCGAATTTGTGATAGCTTTTGAAGGCAATCTTTTGGATCAGGGGCTTGAAAATGAAAAGGTGATAGAAATTCTAAAGCCTGTTTTTGAGGACGAAAAGATAGTTAAATATTTATATGATTATAAAGAGCAGAAGCATATTTTGAGCAAATTTAAGACC
The Christensenellaceae bacterium DNA segment above includes these coding regions:
- a CDS encoding cation-translocating P-type ATPase yields the protein MEDLCDCPECQKARERQKLLECGCEQKNSACSCGCGHEHKSNLKRRLIFLSISLVCLVLGFIDIWHLVGIGSVSFLDFSYVAIILCGYPIIISAVKGLKKKKINSSLLVTVAIIACLILEGLRLGGVMSGTHMHGYVFAAGEIAFLMSLGGLLEAWTVNRSRRGIEKLISMSPKTANIRFGDEIKKVDIAEVKIGDIIVVMPHEMVPVDGVIIKGESAIDESSMTGEFVPVDKCEGDSVWGATWNKMGAIEIRVTKEPQNMTINKLTKLVSEAEGQKAPISRLADKWAGFIVPGAMLLSVVVFLISFFGFGETWIESLIRGATILVVFCPCALTLATPTAVAAGIGNGAFNGIIIKSGDAIERMSSVKTVAFDKTGTITTGCLMVQEVIPFGKLTADGVLQLAGSAEKYSEHPIGKAIYSYAKDKVALIEPNGTKSLLGVGVSAKIDGKLVKVVSFKNAAEEYKDKNLSVLTEYIDKGYSVVVIISGFAVAGAIVLSDTIKSGAKEVISSINTRYNTVMLTGDNINAATTVAAECGVKEIRAGLMPEDKLNAVLGIKNNNNKVCMVGDGVNDAPALAAADCSIAMGALGSDIAIETADVAVMNSDLKSVENMLKLSKTVMRKIKVNIAISMTISFAAIIMSTLGWLDPVWGAVVHNASSVLVVGNSALILRKSYGKKPPKRHKNAQKQKLHHIHTKGCCE